The Pseudanabaena sp. PCC 6802 genomic interval TGCCGAGCCACCGTGCTAGGCGAGCCTGGCTGACATTAACAAGGGTGTTGAGGCGAGTGTTTTGCACGACTTGGAATATGAAATGTACGGTTCCGTAGTTTAAATATGGTTTTATAGCGATCCTAAATCATTTACGAACGGGGTGCAGGGGTGAAACCCCTGCGTGGGGGCGCAGCCCCCACACCCCCTTTTTCACAAATCACGTACGAACGGGGTGCAGGGGTGAAACCCCTGCGTGGGGGCGCAGCCCCCACACCCCCTTTTTCACAAATCATTTGTGATTGCTATATATTCTAGGGAACAAGTCTTTTATAGCAAATCTGCAGCAATTATCCCTATATTGCCTGGCGACTGGAAGTCGCGGCTACACAAACAAAGTCTGCCTGCGCAGACTCTGCGAAAGGGGGTTAACAAACCAGGATTTGGTATTAGTTCTAGCGTAATGCAAGAGCAGTTTTGCTAGCTTACAAGATTTAAAGTAAGACTGAAATAGTTTGTTAGTTTGGTCAAATTGAGGAATAAAACATGGTTTATTCAGGACTGACAGTGACTCCAGGTAGCTGGAGTACTGTCACCAGTCTTTTTAGTCACAGTCATCCCTTATTTCTGAGCGCGATCGCCCAAGCTTCGGAGCCAGCAGAACCAGATAGCTCCTTTGTCTTAGCTGCTGTAATGCTGAGTCTAGTGGTTGTCTACCTGGCCAGTAAGGTAGGTGGCGAGCTATCTAACCGTCTGGGTTTTCCGCCAGTGTTGGGCGAGTTGGTTGGTGGAGTGCTGGTTGGTGTTTCTGCCCTACATCTGTTGGTGTTCCCGGATACGGGGGTGGATGGCTCTAGTTCGCTGATTATGCAAATTCTGCTATCTACCGATGGTTTGAGTCCTGAAGCTGTCAACCCCACTTTTAAGGCTACGGGCGAGGTCATATCCGTACTGTCCGATTTGGGTGTAATTATTCTGCTGTTTGAAATTGGGCTGGAATCAAACTTGAACGAACTGATGAAGGTTGGCATCCAGGCGATTCTAGTAGCGGTGGTGGGGGTGACGGTGCCTTTTGTGGCTGGTACCGCTGGTGCGATGCTGATTTTTGGCGTACCTGCCATACCAGCAATTTTTGCGGGGGCGGCGCTCACGGCAACTAGTATTGGCATTACTTCTAAGGTGCTGTCCGAGTTAAACCAACTTACGTCTAAGGAAGGGCAGATTATTCTAGGTGCGGCGATCGCCGACGATATTATTGGCATTGTCATCCTGGCCGTAGTGGCGAGTCTGGCTAAGACTGGACGGGTGGATGTTGGTAATGCGATTTATTTAATCGTCAGTTCCGTGTTATTTATTGTGGGCACCCTCCTCCTGGGCAAGTTAGTAAATACTGTCTTTATCGCCCTTTCTGAGAGACTAAAAACACGCGGAGCTTTGGTAGTTCCGGCAATGATTTTTGCTTTGATCCTGTCCTATATTGGTGCTGCCGTGCACCTGGAGGCAATTTTAGGGGCATTTGCAGCGGGATTGTTACTGGACGAAACCAAGGAACGCGAGGAGTTAGAGGAATTAATTAAACCTGTAGCCGATCTGGTCGTACCGATTTTCTTCGTCTCAGTGGGAGCTAGAACCGATATTGGCGTGCTGAATCCAGCCATTTCAGCTAACCGTGAGGGTTTGGTAATTGCCATCTTCCTGATTACGGTGGCGATCGTGGGGAAAGTCGTCACTGGTTTAGCCGTATTCGGTCAACCGGGAATTAACCGCCTGGCGATCGGCGTGGGCATGATTCCCCGAGGTGAGGTGGGGTTGGTATTTGCAGGTGTCGGTACCGCCAGCGGCATTATTTCCGATGCGCTCAATGCCGCTATTATCATGATGGTGATTTTGACCACGTTCTTAGCCCCGCCGCTATTGCGGTTCACTTTCCCGGAGCCGCAATCCGAGCCGGTACAGGATGAGGGTACACCGGCCCAAACCTGAGTATCATGAGTAATCCGTTTAAATTGCTGCTAATCGACAGCGATCCCGTATTTCGCATGGGATTGCAGGCCTGGTTGCAGCAATTTAGCGATCTCGAAGCGATCGCCGAGGTGGAAACCGATACTGATGCGCTAGAGATGCTCGCAAAGCAGTCAGCATCAGATAAGATCGATTTGGCGATCCTGGATCTGGGTTTAGAGGGCAGTTTGGATCTGTGCCAGGCGATCGCCAAGCAATTTCCCCATCTCCCCATCCTCTTGCTGACCTCACCGCAGCCAGTGAAGCTCGTGTCTGCCGCCTTGCAAGCTGGTGTGGCAGGCTATTGTCTCAAGGGCACGCCAGCTACAGAGTTGGAGAATGCCATTCGCACCTGCGCTGGCGGCGGTAAATATTTACAAGATATTCGATTGCGCGATCGCAGTTTGGCGGCAAGTACAGCGGATGCAGCAGACGAACTTGAAATCGTCAGCGTACTCGCGGTGCTGCGGCACAACCTGCGGAAATCGGGACTGAGGCAGATCGATCGAACTTTACGGGGTGTCAAAATGCATCTAGCAGGCGCAGGAACATCCATCTGGGATGATATCGAGCGCATAGTATTAGAAGGCAGGCAGAGGGAACTGTTGGCAACGCGCTGGCTGGTCTCTCATTTACTCAAATCAACACTGAAAACATCACCGATCGCTAATTTTGACATTACATCTGACTCCACACCCAAGTCGAGCTATACTCAGGCTGTATTTAAATCTGCTGCATCCACCGAATCTACAGCTAGCGAAGCACAACTCGCGCGCGCCAGACTACTACAGGCGGAAATCTTCGATCGCGCGGCAGCAAAATTACAAGCTGGCTTATCTAACTTAACTGATGTCCTGTTGGAAATCGATATCCTCAGAGAAGAACAAAAACGGGAGCTATTACTGATTGTCCTGCGCCACTTGGAAGATGTGTTGGTGGAGTTGCGACTCTCGCAAGTCGAGCCGCAGCAACTATTGGAACAGCAAGCAAAGATTCTCCACGATCTATGGCAAGCCAGTACGATTAGTTTCTTTGGTAAATACTACAGTGTCGATCGCGATCGCCAGTCGGTAGTGGATGTTTTACTCGCGGATGCCGCGATCGTGCAGGCGGAAATTCTAGCTGAGATTCCGCAAGCGAGCGAACTATTTTCCTATTTGATTTTCCAAACAGATTTAGTCATTGATAATGCTACCTATGCGGCTGGCACCATAGAGGCAGCCATGAGAGCAGAAAGCCTATTGGATAATCTCGCAATTGAGATTGCCAATGCGGTCATGCAACCGCTTTTAAATCACTTTGCGGATGTGGAAGCCATCAAGCAAAAGTTCTACGACTATCGCCTGATTGCTACCCGCGAAATCGAACGATTCCGCAATAATCTATCTTGGAAATACCGCCTCAAGAAATATGTTCAAGTGCCGCAAGCAATCTTTGAGAGCCGCTACGATTTATTCGTCCTCGCTAGTCCCGGCATCAAAAAGCACGCAATCTACGCGCCGCGCCGACAAGAGCTAACTGAGTTAGGCGGAATTCAACTCGCCGTGACATTGGCATTGGAACTCCAGGATGCGATCGCGCCGCGCTTGCGATCGGCAGTCGCTTTCGTTGGTAGCGGTATTGTCTACGTCCTCACCAATATCGTAGGGCGTGGCATCGGTCTGATTGGGCGCGGCATTTTGCAGGGTATTGGTAGTGCTTGGCAAGATAGTCGTCCCCGTAAAAAAAGCTGACCGTGCTACTAGACTTCTGCTAGCAGTCAGGCTCTATTTGCAATCTTTTGTTGTGTAACTAGCAATATATTGATGAACCATGTTGGCAATCAACAGCGAGATTGAAGTCTCTGTTTGCTGTGCCAAGTCTTGCAAATATCGCATATCATCTACAGGTAATTCGACTTTAATCTCCTCTAATACCTGCGATCTGGCATACTTATTGTAGCGCTGAATCTCCTGTGCTAAATTTGGTACAGACTGCCATTCATCATTTTCTACAGACTCCAAAAGCGCTTTTTCTTCCGCATCTAAAAATGTCATTATGTTAGTCTCCTA includes:
- a CDS encoding cation:proton antiporter, with protein sequence MVYSGLTVTPGSWSTVTSLFSHSHPLFLSAIAQASEPAEPDSSFVLAAVMLSLVVVYLASKVGGELSNRLGFPPVLGELVGGVLVGVSALHLLVFPDTGVDGSSSLIMQILLSTDGLSPEAVNPTFKATGEVISVLSDLGVIILLFEIGLESNLNELMKVGIQAILVAVVGVTVPFVAGTAGAMLIFGVPAIPAIFAGAALTATSIGITSKVLSELNQLTSKEGQIILGAAIADDIIGIVILAVVASLAKTGRVDVGNAIYLIVSSVLFIVGTLLLGKLVNTVFIALSERLKTRGALVVPAMIFALILSYIGAAVHLEAILGAFAAGLLLDETKEREELEELIKPVADLVVPIFFVSVGARTDIGVLNPAISANREGLVIAIFLITVAIVGKVVTGLAVFGQPGINRLAIGVGMIPRGEVGLVFAGVGTASGIISDALNAAIIMMVILTTFLAPPLLRFTFPEPQSEPVQDEGTPAQT
- a CDS encoding DUF3685 domain-containing protein translates to MSNPFKLLLIDSDPVFRMGLQAWLQQFSDLEAIAEVETDTDALEMLAKQSASDKIDLAILDLGLEGSLDLCQAIAKQFPHLPILLLTSPQPVKLVSAALQAGVAGYCLKGTPATELENAIRTCAGGGKYLQDIRLRDRSLAASTADAADELEIVSVLAVLRHNLRKSGLRQIDRTLRGVKMHLAGAGTSIWDDIERIVLEGRQRELLATRWLVSHLLKSTLKTSPIANFDITSDSTPKSSYTQAVFKSAASTESTASEAQLARARLLQAEIFDRAAAKLQAGLSNLTDVLLEIDILREEQKRELLLIVLRHLEDVLVELRLSQVEPQQLLEQQAKILHDLWQASTISFFGKYYSVDRDRQSVVDVLLADAAIVQAEILAEIPQASELFSYLIFQTDLVIDNATYAAGTIEAAMRAESLLDNLAIEIANAVMQPLLNHFADVEAIKQKFYDYRLIATREIERFRNNLSWKYRLKKYVQVPQAIFESRYDLFVLASPGIKKHAIYAPRRQELTELGGIQLAVTLALELQDAIAPRLRSAVAFVGSGIVYVLTNIVGRGIGLIGRGILQGIGSAWQDSRPRKKS